A portion of the Halorientalis sp. IM1011 genome contains these proteins:
- a CDS encoding HalOD1 output domain-containing protein, producing the protein MHDRTGSATEIRWEGDEPFHVALLDAVELATNVEATDLDPISETVDVESVAGFVRNSDSRDLYVSFSYEGCYVEVRGDRSVLVTPFRDINPN; encoded by the coding sequence ATGCACGACCGAACCGGTTCAGCGACGGAAATCCGCTGGGAGGGTGACGAGCCGTTCCACGTCGCGTTGCTAGACGCGGTCGAGTTGGCGACGAACGTCGAGGCGACCGATCTCGACCCCATCTCCGAGACGGTCGACGTCGAATCGGTCGCGGGGTTCGTCCGGAACAGCGACTCTCGTGACCTCTACGTCAGCTTCTCGTACGAGGGATGTTACGTCGAGGTGCGCGGCGACAGGTCCGTTCTGGTCACGCCGTTCCGGGACATCAACCCGAATTGA
- a CDS encoding Cdc6/Cdc18 family protein, with protein sequence MQSPFDEPGRIFSNKRPLEEDYTPDTILCRDEEIDRYSEALQDVIEGFGPNNVFIYGQTGNGKTVVTRVMMDHLQNETHKHDVDLTILEVNCNKHDSIFNVLLELVNQLRDPDDQVKDQGPTKGYLWNTLYDELDRLGGDVLVVLDEVDMLGHDNDKLLYDFPRARKNGDLENARIGVIGISNNHMFKDELDPRVKSTLCESEIFFSPYDATQLSEILDHYAGLVFKDSVLEDGVIPLCAAKAAQEQGDAREALDLLETAGNIARKENADTVTEDHVERASDRVEEQRVLTIVRDQLTSQMKLALLATTFLNIDESAEPRAKNIYQVYKNICKTCGYEPRSKRRLNDFLDSIRLYGLLERDERNLGRAGGRSYIHTLEVEPELVFEGLEYDSDGDDSVLNQAGIVPSPEDTDQYSLESFGA encoded by the coding sequence ATGCAATCGCCGTTCGACGAACCGGGTCGGATTTTCTCGAACAAGCGGCCGCTGGAGGAGGATTACACGCCGGATACGATCCTCTGTCGTGACGAGGAGATCGATCGCTACAGCGAGGCTCTACAGGACGTGATCGAGGGGTTCGGGCCGAACAACGTCTTCATCTACGGACAGACCGGGAACGGGAAGACCGTCGTCACACGGGTGATGATGGACCACCTCCAGAACGAGACCCACAAACACGACGTCGACCTGACCATCCTCGAGGTCAACTGCAACAAGCACGACAGCATCTTCAACGTTCTTCTGGAACTGGTCAATCAACTCCGGGACCCGGACGATCAGGTCAAAGATCAGGGTCCCACGAAAGGGTATCTCTGGAACACTCTCTACGACGAACTCGATCGGCTCGGCGGCGACGTCCTCGTGGTCCTGGACGAGGTCGACATGCTGGGCCACGACAACGACAAACTCCTGTACGACTTCCCGCGTGCACGCAAGAACGGCGACCTCGAAAACGCCCGGATCGGGGTCATCGGGATCTCGAACAATCACATGTTCAAAGACGAACTCGATCCGCGGGTCAAGAGCACACTCTGTGAGTCCGAGATCTTCTTTTCGCCGTACGACGCGACCCAGCTGAGCGAGATTCTGGATCACTACGCCGGGCTCGTCTTCAAAGACAGCGTCCTCGAGGACGGCGTCATTCCCCTCTGTGCCGCGAAAGCCGCGCAGGAACAGGGTGACGCGCGCGAGGCACTCGACCTCCTGGAGACCGCCGGGAACATCGCACGGAAGGAAAACGCCGACACAGTCACCGAAGACCACGTCGAGCGCGCCAGCGACCGGGTCGAGGAACAGCGCGTCCTCACGATCGTCCGCGATCAGTTGACGTCCCAGATGAAACTCGCACTCCTCGCGACGACGTTCCTGAACATCGACGAGAGCGCCGAACCGCGGGCGAAGAACATCTATCAGGTCTACAAGAACATCTGCAAGACCTGCGGATACGAACCGCGCTCGAAGCGCCGATTGAACGACTTCCTGGATTCGATCCGGCTGTACGGACTTCTAGAGCGTGACGAGCGAAACCTCGGCCGTGCGGGTGGCCGCTCCTACATCCACACGCTCGAAGTAGAACCGGAACTGGTCTTCGAGGGACTCGAATACGACTCGGACGGTGACGACTCCGTACTCAACCAGGCGGGCATCGTCCCGAGTCCCGAAGACACGGACCAGTACAGTCTCGAATCGTTCGGCGCCTGA
- a CDS encoding alkaline phosphatase family protein, which yields MTAGRSSGMQTLLLGLDGACLPVLDPLADDGVVPTLASLWGRGYAGGLTSQLPPWTPSAWPSLYTGVNPGKHGVYGFLTFDGYDWTVVDRSDVDEFALWELLDQEGRDSVVVNVPVTHPARPIDGAVVPGYVAPEDPTCVPENALAQADAEDYEIYPPKASEASRDEQVAAFERLARSRGRVFENLVAEHDPDFGFLQFQTTDTVFHERPGDWPAVERVYSAVDDAVRRVLETCEPRNVFVVSDHGMGEYAGYEFRVNDFLRERGDVTATAGGEGMPSWDAIARNQLRNGEAPDERDRGPLERAVSAAARVGLTSQRVQRVLEPLGLADAVTAIAPTDAIRAGTERVDFPASTAYMRDRIELGVRINLAGREPEGVVDPDDYDHVRSELIEALSAVETPQGRPVFQAVRPREDVYEGPHLEDAPDIVLVPAGFEHFLAGTLRGEQFDTPREPWNHKRTGLLIAAGEDVTPAAMETADRPHIFDVAPTVLSTLGVPPSERMDGRTLPLVDRLDSQPYPDFNAREIKQRDSDTVEQHLANLGYLEDV from the coding sequence ATGACAGCAGGCCGTTCGTCAGGGATGCAGACGCTGTTGCTCGGTCTGGATGGTGCCTGCCTGCCAGTGCTTGACCCGCTCGCCGACGACGGGGTGGTTCCGACGCTGGCGTCGCTGTGGGGACGGGGGTACGCCGGTGGGCTCACCTCACAGTTACCACCGTGGACACCCAGCGCCTGGCCGTCGCTGTACACCGGCGTCAATCCGGGCAAACACGGCGTCTACGGCTTTCTCACGTTCGACGGGTACGACTGGACGGTCGTCGACCGCTCGGACGTCGACGAGTTCGCCCTCTGGGAACTGCTCGACCAGGAGGGTCGCGACTCCGTCGTCGTGAACGTCCCCGTCACCCACCCGGCGCGCCCCATCGACGGCGCGGTCGTCCCGGGCTACGTCGCGCCGGAGGATCCGACCTGCGTCCCCGAGAACGCACTCGCGCAGGCCGACGCCGAGGATTACGAGATCTATCCGCCCAAGGCGAGCGAGGCGTCCCGGGACGAGCAGGTGGCCGCCTTCGAGCGACTGGCGCGGTCCCGCGGGCGCGTCTTCGAGAACCTGGTCGCGGAACACGACCCCGACTTCGGGTTTCTCCAGTTCCAGACGACCGACACGGTCTTTCACGAGCGTCCCGGTGACTGGCCGGCGGTCGAGCGCGTCTACAGTGCCGTCGACGACGCGGTCCGGCGCGTACTGGAGACCTGCGAACCGCGGAACGTGTTCGTCGTCAGCGACCACGGGATGGGTGAGTACGCGGGCTACGAGTTCCGGGTCAACGACTTCCTGCGTGAGCGGGGGGACGTGACCGCGACGGCCGGCGGCGAGGGGATGCCCTCCTGGGACGCCATCGCGCGCAACCAGCTCCGAAACGGCGAGGCACCCGACGAGCGCGACCGCGGGCCGCTCGAACGGGCGGTGTCGGCGGCCGCACGCGTCGGGCTGACCAGCCAGCGCGTCCAGCGCGTGCTCGAACCGCTCGGACTGGCCGACGCCGTGACCGCCATCGCACCGACCGACGCGATCAGGGCCGGCACCGAACGGGTCGACTTCCCGGCCTCGACGGCGTACATGCGCGACCGGATCGAACTGGGCGTGCGCATCAACCTCGCCGGCCGGGAACCCGAGGGCGTCGTCGACCCCGACGACTACGACCACGTCCGGAGCGAGCTGATCGAGGCCCTGTCGGCCGTCGAAACGCCCCAGGGGCGGCCCGTGTTCCAGGCCGTCCGGCCCCGCGAAGACGTCTACGAGGGGCCACATCTCGAAGACGCGCCGGACATCGTCCTCGTGCCCGCGGGGTTCGAGCACTTCCTCGCGGGGACGCTTCGCGGGGAGCAGTTCGACACGCCACGGGAGCCCTGGAACCACAAGCGGACCGGGCTCCTGATCGCCGCGGGCGAGGACGTGACGCCGGCAGCCATGGAGACGGCCGACCGCCCACACATCTTCGACGTGGCACCGACGGTCCTCTCGACACTCGGTGTCCCGCCCAGCGAGCGCATGGACGGCCGGACGCTCCCGCTGGTCGACCGCCTCGACAGCCAGCCGTACCCCGACTTCAATGCACGAGAGATCAAACAGCGCGACAGCGACACCGTCGAACAGCACCTCGCCAACCTCGGGTACCTCGAGGACGTCTGA
- a CDS encoding 3-keto-5-aminohexanoate cleavage protein — protein MSYQDYLDQDKLILTVATTGGVHGKDANPNLPEQPEEIARQVRECEKLGAAIVHVHGRDEHGENDPERLQAVNDAIRDHCDDIVIQNTTGGQSPYENRVAGIRTDPPPEMASLDMGPFNRGQHIITEHTRNNIESLAREMQEKGVKPELEVFNNGHLNETYRLIEKDILDPPYYINVILGPGTFTMPRPKNLLNMVENLPEESHFNVLATGPHQLPLTTMGALLGGHVRVGMEDNLYFERGEPAESNAQLVERSVEVIDRLDRDLATPDEAREMLGIE, from the coding sequence ATGAGCTACCAGGACTATCTCGATCAGGACAAACTGATACTGACCGTGGCGACGACCGGCGGCGTCCACGGCAAGGACGCGAACCCCAACCTGCCGGAGCAACCAGAAGAGATCGCACGGCAGGTCCGCGAGTGCGAGAAACTAGGTGCCGCCATCGTCCACGTCCACGGTCGCGACGAACACGGCGAGAACGACCCCGAGCGACTACAAGCCGTCAACGACGCCATCCGCGACCACTGTGACGACATCGTCATCCAGAACACCACCGGCGGCCAGAGCCCCTACGAGAACCGCGTGGCCGGCATCCGGACCGACCCCCCGCCGGAGATGGCCAGCCTCGACATGGGCCCGTTCAACCGGGGCCAGCACATCATCACCGAACACACCCGCAACAACATCGAGTCGCTCGCCCGCGAGATGCAAGAGAAAGGCGTCAAGCCCGAACTGGAGGTGTTCAACAACGGCCACCTCAACGAGACCTACCGACTCATCGAGAAGGACATCCTCGACCCACCCTACTACATCAACGTCATCCTCGGGCCAGGCACGTTCACCATGCCACGGCCGAAGAACCTCCTCAACATGGTCGAGAACCTCCCCGAAGAGAGCCACTTCAACGTCCTCGCGACCGGTCCCCACCAGCTCCCGCTGACGACGATGGGCGCGTTGCTGGGCGGCCACGTCCGCGTCGGCATGGAGGACAACCTCTACTTCGAGCGCGGTGAGCCCGCCGAGAGCAACGCCCAGCTCGTCGAACGCTCCGTCGAAGTCATCGACCGGCTAGACCGGGACCTCGCGACACCCGACGAGGCTCGCGAGATGCTCGGGATCGAGTAG
- a CDS encoding Cdc6/Cdc18 family protein, with amino-acid sequence MTSVIQNARVLQDDFLPKEIVHRHEAVNQMSKALEPVLEDDRPQDTFLVGPSGAGKTCIARYTVDQLQEQVLDIKSHYIDCWQHSNRFRVLYKILEGVKTSYDIHRSTPEDEMIARIQSVDSPYLLILDEVDQLDDMEVLRKLYPMPHITMVLIANRREEVLSTLDERLQSRLRSSVTIRFDRYTQAELVSLLDDRITWGLAPDTITTDQVHRIADVAAGNARDAISILRSAARNADHEGASEIRDSDISSAIPAAREELHEQNLKKLNEDQHAVYDILTDEGELPPNEIYDLYADRVSEPKTKRTVRTYLRKLEDYDLVRATGNGPNRTYEARDR; translated from the coding sequence ATGACCAGTGTGATACAGAACGCGCGGGTGTTGCAGGACGATTTCCTCCCGAAGGAGATCGTCCACCGACACGAGGCGGTGAACCAGATGTCGAAGGCGCTGGAACCGGTCCTGGAGGACGACCGGCCACAGGACACGTTCCTCGTGGGTCCGTCCGGTGCCGGGAAGACCTGTATCGCCCGGTATACGGTCGATCAGTTACAGGAACAGGTGCTGGACATCAAGAGCCACTACATCGACTGCTGGCAACACTCGAATCGATTCCGCGTTCTGTACAAGATCCTCGAGGGTGTCAAGACCTCCTACGACATCCATCGGTCGACGCCGGAAGACGAGATGATCGCACGGATCCAGAGCGTCGACAGTCCGTACCTGCTCATCCTCGACGAGGTCGACCAGCTCGACGACATGGAGGTGCTCCGGAAGCTCTACCCGATGCCGCACATCACGATGGTGCTGATCGCGAACCGCCGGGAGGAGGTCCTCTCCACGCTCGACGAACGGTTGCAGTCGCGACTCCGCAGCAGCGTGACGATCAGGTTCGATCGGTACACCCAGGCGGAACTGGTGTCGTTGCTCGACGACCGGATCACGTGGGGGCTGGCCCCGGACACGATCACGACCGACCAGGTCCACCGCATCGCCGACGTCGCCGCCGGGAACGCCAGGGACGCGATCAGCATCCTCCGCTCGGCCGCTCGCAACGCCGACCACGAGGGGGCGTCCGAGATCCGCGACAGCGACATCAGTTCGGCCATCCCGGCCGCTCGCGAGGAACTCCACGAGCAGAACCTGAAAAAGCTGAACGAGGACCAGCACGCGGTCTACGACATCCTGACCGACGAAGGCGAACTCCCACCCAACGAGATCTACGATCTGTACGCGGACCGCGTGTCCGAGCCGAAGACGAAACGGACCGTCCGCACCTATCTGCGAAAACTCGAAGATTACGACCTCGTCCGGGCCACCGGGAACGGCCCGAATCGAACCTACGAGGCGCGAGATCGGTGA